In Deltaproteobacteria bacterium, the genomic stretch TCGGCCAACTGTTCATGGTCGGTCTCCCCGACCCGGCACTGACCTCAGAAACGCGCGCTCAACTGCAAGACCTTCGTCCTGGCGGCGTGATTCTGTTCAAGAGAAATTACCGAGACCTCGACGCCTTGGCGGCATTGTGTGAGGAATTACATGCGTTGCTGCCCGACCACCCGCCGCTCATCGCCCTCGATCACGAAGGCGGACGGGTCCACCGCTTAGCTCCGCCGTTTACCCACTTCCCGCCGGCAGCCAAGATCGGCCTCACCGGCTCGGCCACGCTTGTCCAACAGATCGGCCAAGCCATGGGCGCGGAACTCAGCGGCATTGGCATCGATCTCGACTTTGCCCCGGTACTGGATGTCTGCACCAATCCCGCTAACACCGTCATTGGTGATCGAGCCTTCGCGTCCGACCCACAGCGTGCAGGGATCTTCGGCTGCGCTCAGGCACGAGGACTCCGCGACGGCGGCGTCATTCCCTGCGGCAAACATTTTCCCGGTCATGGCGCAACGTTCTTAGATTCGCATCACGACTTGCCGCGCGACGAACGGTCGCTACAGGAAATGCTGAGCGCCGATATCCAACCGTTTCGGATGGCGATTGCCGAAGAGATCGAGATGCTCATGACCGCGCATGTACTCTATCCGGCGCTCGATCCGGACTTCCCGGCCACGCTCTCGCAGCGCATCGTCACCGACATCTTACGACAGCAACTAAATTTTCAAGGCGTTGTGATTACCGACGATTTAGAGATGGGTGCCATCATGCGTCATGACGGTGCCGAGCGCGCCGCCGTTCAAGCGCTCAAAGCTGGGGCAGATATGCTTCTCATTTGTCACCAGCTCGATCTCGCCTTGCGCGCCCGCGAGGCTTGCCTCGCCGCTCTCGACGCTGGCGAGCTAGAACCGAAACGAATAGAAGAAGCACAGCAAAGAATTGCCGTCCTCAGACAACGACATGCCCAACAACAACGCGCCGGAAAAGAAATGATCGGTGCCGCCGCGCATCAGCAGCTTGTAGCGGCAGTCTCTTAACGCCCTTTCGAGACAAACGGGAGCGGCGCTGTGCCCTCTCCTACTTTCGACTCTTGCCTCTCTGCCCTACCAGCTCCGGCAATGCCTTCCGATAGGGATCGCGGGCGATGCCTTTCTCGGTCACGATGGCGGTGACCAATTCATGGGGGGTGACGTCGAACGCCGGGTTGGCCACCTTCATGCCAGTGGGCGCAATCTGTTTCCCGAGCACATGGGTCACTTCGCGCGCTGGGCGCTCTTCGATAGGAATGTCCTTGCCGCTCGCGCATGCCAGATCAATCGACGAGGTAGGGGCAGCCACATAGAACGGCACGCCGTGCCGACCAGCCAGTACAGCGTTGGTGTAAGTGCCGATTTTATTGGCTACATCGCCGTTGGCGGCAGTGCGATCGGTGCCGACCACAGCACAGTCGATCCGGCCTTGCTGCATAAAGTGACCGACCATGTTGTCGGTAATCAGCGTCGCGGGGATGCCGAGCTTCATGAGTTCCCAGGCCGTCAGCCGCGCCCCTTGTAAAAACGGACGGGTCTCGGGAACGAACACCGAGATGTTTTTCTTCTGCTCCCAGGCCGCGCGAATCACCCCCAACGCCGTGCCATAACCGGCAGTCGCCAAGGCTCCGGCGTTGCAGTGCGTCAGCACGCTCGCCCCTTTGGGAATCAGGCTGGCACCATAGCGCCCCATGCGGCGGTTAATCGCGATATCTTCCTGGTAGACTTTGAGCGCTTCTCGCTCCAGTCGTGCGCACATCGCATCGCGCCCTTGGCTGCGCACCCGGTTGTACACGTTGCGCATGCGCTCGATCGCCCAGAACAGGTTCACCGCCGTCGGGCGCGTGGCCGCGAAAATCTGACAGAGCCGTGCAAACTCTTCTGGGTTGTCGCTCTTCTTGAGCTGCCGCGCGCCAAGGGCAAGCCCCATCGCCGCCGCCACACCGATCGCCGGCGCACCACGAATCACCATGTCTTTGATCGCCTTGGCCACGCCGCGATAGTCTTTGTAGATGCGATACACTTCTTGGGTCGGGAGGAGGCGTTGATCGATCATCGCCACCACCCCGTCTTGCCACTGAATGGTAAAAAAGTCGTTCATAGTGTTCCGGAAGGATGCTGGCGTTGTTGGCCGTGCGAGAAGGCCGGTCTTGCCAATCGTGCTGCGCATTCTTCGCTTACGCTCCGGCTTCGGGAGCCATCAGCAACACTCCTGTCGCCGGTTTCCAGCTCGCCACAGTTTCGTCTTCGGGCAGGCGTTTAATCACAATTTCTTCCATCTCGTCGCGCGAGTTGAGCAGGCGGAGGGCTTGGCTGTTCCCTATCCACGTGTCCACGACCAGATTCGCCACGGTTTTGCGCTTGTCATCGGACAGGTCTTTCCATTTTTCCGTCACCTTCACCGTGAGCAATTTCCCGTCCAAGCGCACTTCCATACCGTAGTAAATGTCCGCCCAAAGACTCCCGGAAAGCTGGGTGTCGGAGCGGTGGACACAGGTCCACACGGAAGGATTGGTTCCTGCCGGTAAATCGGCAGGAGGGGTGGGTTCTTTCTGGACTTCCGGGTCGTCGAACTGAGGGCTCTCCTCTACCGGCTGATAGGACTGTTGAAAAGACACCACGGCAACGATCACAAGAAAGACAGCCACGATTGGGGCTTTGCGGACAAACGCCATCACGCCTCCGGCAATGGCGGTAAGGATGTCTAAGACGGATTTTTTCGGCTGGTCGCCGGAAGGAGCGTCCGGAAGTTGTGGGTTTGAACCTGGCATGGCGCGAAGTGTAGCATACCGCGCTGGGATTGCTGAAGAGCTAGGGCGCGTTGCCAATCATGATGGTCCCCGGTATGGACCCCGCCCCTACAGCGTTCGCTTGTACGATCCCGGCAATGTTCAACGGTTGGCCTGGACCAGCGAGAATATCGATCAATCCATTACTGCCATTCGCGGTCAGCGCGCCGCGCGCCGTGGTCGTGATACCCCCTCCCATGTGCAGGATAATCTGGCCATTCTTGCCGTTCACGTTGATAGCGGCGCTGATGGCAATGTGACCGTCAGCAGTTACCTCCACGATGCCGCCATTGCCCTTCACACTGTTAGCCGCGATGGGACCAGTAATCGCGACATCACCCTCGGCAATAACCGTCAGCCTGCCCGCATTCGCTCGGGAGCCGCCACGAATAAATACCGAGCTGCCCAGCGTCACTCCTCCGCCCTCGGCTTCAATCTGAATCTCGCCAGCGTCATACAGCACCCCGGCAACTGTCGCGTTATCGGCACGCAATCGACCACGGCTACCGACCACAATCGGTCCGCTTCGGGAGTGGAGATTGATGTGCCCGGCGTTGGCGTCGATCTTTTCGTTGACAGTGATGGTAGCGGCGTCAATGGTAATTGTGCCGAACGGAGCCGTGTTGAGGCTCTCCCCTCCTCCGAGGTTCACGTCGCCATCGGCTTGGATATTGAGCGTGCCGTTCTTTCCTACCAGCAGTCCGCCATGTTCGATCGTCGTGAGATTGCCGGTGAGAAAGACGTTGAGGGTGG encodes the following:
- the mtnA gene encoding S-methyl-5-thioribose-1-phosphate isomerase is translated as MNDFFTIQWQDGVVAMIDQRLLPTQEVYRIYKDYRGVAKAIKDMVIRGAPAIGVAAAMGLALGARQLKKSDNPEEFARLCQIFAATRPTAVNLFWAIERMRNVYNRVRSQGRDAMCARLEREALKVYQEDIAINRRMGRYGASLIPKGASVLTHCNAGALATAGYGTALGVIRAAWEQKKNISVFVPETRPFLQGARLTAWELMKLGIPATLITDNMVGHFMQQGRIDCAVVGTDRTAANGDVANKIGTYTNAVLAGRHGVPFYVAAPTSSIDLACASGKDIPIEERPAREVTHVLGKQIAPTGMKVANPAFDVTPHELVTAIVTEKGIARDPYRKALPELVGQRGKSRK
- the nagZ gene encoding beta-N-acetylhexosaminidase; the encoded protein is MPTHHRLGQLFMVGLPDPALTSETRAQLQDLRPGGVILFKRNYRDLDALAALCEELHALLPDHPPLIALDHEGGRVHRLAPPFTHFPPAAKIGLTGSATLVQQIGQAMGAELSGIGIDLDFAPVLDVCTNPANTVIGDRAFASDPQRAGIFGCAQARGLRDGGVIPCGKHFPGHGATFLDSHHDLPRDERSLQEMLSADIQPFRMAIAEEIEMLMTAHVLYPALDPDFPATLSQRIVTDILRQQLNFQGVVITDDLEMGAIMRHDGAERAAVQALKAGADMLLICHQLDLALRAREACLAALDAGELEPKRIEEAQQRIAVLRQRHAQQQRAGKEMIGAAAHQQLVAAVS